The Panthera leo isolate Ple1 chromosome C2, P.leo_Ple1_pat1.1, whole genome shotgun sequence genome window below encodes:
- the B3GALT5 gene encoding beta-1,3-galactosyltransferase 5, producing MAFVKMRLVYISLVVLGALCLYFSMYSLTPFKGEPFVFKKERGSFLQLPDINCRQDPPFLVLLVTSSHEQLFARTVIRNTWGKEKNVSGKQIKTFFLLGATANKDLSRLVAQESQQHRDIIQKDFMDAYFNLTLKTMMGIEWIHRFCPQAAFVMKTDSDMFVNVYYLTELLLKKNRTTRFFTGFLKLNEFPIREKHNKWFVSKYEYPWDKYPPFCSGTGYVFSSDVAGQVYNVSESVPFIKLEDVFVGLCLAKLQIRLEELHSEQTFFPNGLRFSTCRFKKIVACHFVKPHHMLSYWQALENSLGEECPAE from the coding sequence ATGGCTTTTGTGAAGATGCGACTGGTATATATCTCGCTGGTGGTCCTGGGAGCCCTCTGTTTGTATTTTAGCATGTACAGTCTGACTCCTTTTAAAGGCGAGCCAtttgttttcaagaaagaaagagggagctTCCTTCAGCTCCCAGATATCAACTGCAGGCAGGACCCCCCTTTCCTTGTCCTGCTGGTGACCTCCTCCCACGAACAGTTGTTTGCTCGCACGGTCATCCGGAACAcgtgggggaaagaaaagaacgTGAGTGGCAAGCAAATAAAAACGTTCTTCCTCCTGGGAGCCACGGCCAACAAGGACCTGTCGAGATTGGTGGCACAGGAGAGCCAGCAGCATCGTGACATTATCCAGAAGGACTTCATGGACGCCTACTTCAACTTGACCCTGAAGACCATGATGGGCATAGAGTGGATTCACCGCTTCTGTCCTCAGGCGGCTTTTGTGATGAAAACGGACTCCGACATGTTCGTCAACGTCTACTACCTGACCGAGCTGCttctgaagaaaaacagaaccacccGCTTTTTCACCGGCTTCTTAAAACTGAATGAGTTTCCCATTAGGGAGAAGCACAACAAGTGGTTTGTGAGTAAGTACGAATACCCGTGGGACAAGTACCCGCCCTTCTGCTCGGGCACTGGCTACGTGTTCTCCAGCGATGTCGCGGGTCAGGTGTACAACGTCTCGGAGAGCGTCCCGTTCATTAAGCTGGAGGACGTCTTCGTGGGGCTCTGCCTCGCCAAACTGCAAATCAGGCTGGAGGAACTTCACTCCGAGCAGACCTTCTTCCCAAACGGGTTACGCTTTTCCACGTGTCGTTTTAAGAAGATCGTGGCCTGCCATTTCGTCAAGCCTCACCACATGCTGAGCTACTGGCAGGCTCTGGAAAATTCTCTGGGGGAAGAGTGCCCAGCTGAGTGA